The Oryzias melastigma strain HK-1 linkage group LG15, ASM292280v2, whole genome shotgun sequence genome includes the window taatgctatctatctagttcataattatgttaaaaagttacgattttaaagtttcaaaaatataattttagagcgttcagtaaatgtttttcctgctcaCCCCGCGACCTAAGATCtcttggattttgcccccctgtgggattgagtttaacacccctggtTTATAGCATTTTCGTTCAATTAAAAGCTCGCAGTAGATTTTACAATAAACgtccaaaaaaatcaaactatcGGAGTGTGGTCGTGATTTTTGATGGCGTCTCCCAACCCGCTTGGCGCACACGCCTGTGCGGGAAACGCGCATTCCGCCGTTAAAGTGTGCGGTAATGAGCGGCGGGAGCCGCCGCAGTGACACAGAGGAAGGGTCGGCCTTGTCTGGAGGCTTTGGCTCCTGTGGCTCTCAGAGCGTGATGTCAGCGGCGGCAGCGCTGTTGTAATTCTCTCGGTGGGGGTGATGGCGTCACTCTCTGCCCGGCTGTAGCCTCCTGCTCCGATAGTGAAGCGACACGGATCTCGGGCCGACGTGACCGTGGCTCCGTTGGCCGGGATCGAGTACCGCCAAGCCGGACCATTCATCCCGGGAAACATGGAGGCTGTGGCCGAGGAGCTGCGGGCCGGCTCTCGGGTCCCTGTCACCATCGATCATATGGTCAACGATACACTGGTTGTGACGCTGACTTACCAAGAAAGGAACTACACAGGAATATTACTGGATTCCAACAAAAAGTGAGCATTTCCCAcgatttttcttcaattttcccCATCGAAATTAATTTGGAAAATGATGCTAATGGCTAACACAACCACGAAGCTAACGCGAAGCTAACTGGCTAGCTGGCTAGCAGCTAGCCTGGCCTAAAAAAAGACAGGTTATTGAAGCTGACAAGGTGGCTATGGGTTAGCTTCACGGCTAATGTAAAACTCGTATCATTTTACTCCTAGATTTGCAAGATAAATCTGATTTATCTCGCGGATTTTAACCGGCTGTGTCACCAAAGCAGCCCAGTTTGTAGAAATTGTAAATGACTTTTATTGTTCTACAGCAGCAGTCAGAGGCTTCATCTGTAGCTTATTGTTAGCCTAATCAAACCCAGACAAGCTAAAACGTTGAAAGTAAAAGAAGGCCTTCACTGAACAGCATCATTATCTAAGACATATGACATTTATATGGATACATAAATACACACAGTTCTGTTAAAGCTGTCTAAAGAAACTAACAAATATGTCTTGCTGGTGCTGAGAAGAGTTACTGCTTATTTTAGTCTGTTGAAACAATAGGAATGTACAATAATTGAGACCTtttatttaataacatttaaatgttgtcATCTAAAACGATTTGACAGTAAGTAAAGAACATAGTGggccatttttaaccaaaaattgaGCGAAGCCTTAATGAAACGAGAGAAATACACAAGTTCAAATGATCCCCATTCAGTTACGCTgaaccctgtttttttttttgacggttttgtataaaaaaaagacacagattttaaaaaactaacacAAATCCAGTATCAAAGTGTCCCCCCTTGTTAGTGCCGGAAGCCAAGCTGCCCTGAGAATAACCCTCCTGAATGGGAACAGGGAGGCCTTAAAATAGTTGCCAGGCCTCTTCTCTGAAAATTTGAACACTTCTTTTCAGCTCTGACAAATTCGTTTCCTGTCATTGTTTATCGTGCTTTTTATGTCACATCTTCAGCTCTAGACAATCTCTTCCATGAAGTTACACAACATAAAATGGCAACGGCACAGTAAAGCATGGCCTGTCATGTTGTGCGTCCTTGTTCTGCTAAACAGGGACTGTCTGTTCCCTGTCACAGGGAACTCTGTCTGTGCTCTGCTGCTCTAGAGACACCTATGAAAAGGTATGAGGAACAGGCCTCACCAACGTGCAGCCGCTCACAGCTCCCTGCCAGCTACTTCCCTGGAGGCCCAAACATGGGTTCCCCACATGTGAACTAATTAATAATCTCACCGCACACGgatgcaaaaacaaactgaagtcTCAAGGCTGCATCTCTGAATCCCGAGTGATTCATgggattgtttttgttcagtcaGATGTTGGTGAGGGGGGGCGATCCTGGGCATCCTGTAGACTCTTTGTCTGTTGTCTTTTGGATAAAGCAGCTTGGCCATCTTACTTTTCCCCATCATCCACTCCAGAAAGGACAGCTGCAAAGTTCTGGCTTTGTTTGATGTTTCTTAAGAGGATACATTAGTATGAGATGGAATAATTTATGGGATCTGAATTCTGAGTTTGTAGCCTCAGGTAGAAAGTTGACACCCCCCACGTCCCAATGCACATACAGTTCTacacaaaatgacagaaaaaggtGTCAGTTTCTGGTCGTGTTGGGATGTGAATGTGAAGTTAttctttttgtatattttattttagctttgaaaagttttgcatggtttcagttgtttttttagcctACAAAGGTGGGGCCAGGAACTGGTTGCCACAAAATATCTTaagctttgtttccactgagcagtccggaaCGGTACAGTCCGGTttgatccggtattttgagcctTTCCATTGAAGAATAGACTCATTTAACAGTTCCAACCCGTACTTCTTGAGGACCCCCAGCCGTTGTAGGTCTATAGAAATAATAGAACGGGACAGTTGGGGGtggagccactgtagccacccgctgattggcagaaagtgatgacagcaatatagcactaagctagtgattccattttcctctttatgggGGTATTCTTATTGGCCGCCTGGAATCTTTATTCAAACAACATTCAATTCCTGTTCTACACTatgaacaaaaagtaaagcaagaaaaagacgagctgctggataacctccattgttgttgcttttctagtcgtcatACTGCAacgacacgctagcggtctacaccacgttTGTGCCGTGAAAACAAGTGAACctgaactgagtggaaacgctcaccagaattaattGGACTGTACCATACTACTCCTGCtgtactggaccgctcagtggaaacatgACTTTTATGTGCTTGGTATTGATACTGTCCTTGTCGAAGTAACTGCTGTGACCCACGCAGCATTAGttaagtcaagtcaagtcagctttatttgtcaaatatacTATATACATGTGAAACGCAGCACAGATGAAATCTCCTTCCTCTCAATCCACGGTGCAAATAGCAATTATAAtaacagtaataaaaataacaatgataGCAGTATCTTATGTACAAATATACAATAGGAAGAATACTGTAAATAGAATGTGCTGCATTAGCAACTACATCATCATTCATTTTCTCTGGCCTGAAAGCAAGCAAAATATGACCCAATTCAAGCCAATCTGAATGAAAGGTGACCCAATCCCAGCCAATCTCAATGTAGAGAAAAGGTGACCCAACGGCAGGTAATCTAAATGCAGGGCTGctggactttttctttttttaataatacaagATAAAATCATGTAGGGAAAACGCAATTTTCAATGACGTTGACACACACAAATAGCTTAGATTAAACGTGTTAGTGAACTTTACCAGGTTGAGCAACTGCCTGAACTGTCTGTCAAAGTATCTGCAAGACACTTAACATGCACATATTCCCCCAGACACAATCAGCTTACGTGCTAAATGACTGAATGTGCAAAAGTGTGTGGATGTTGCTTATATTTTCTACTGaaagtgttgtgtttgtgctgttctgGTCTGCAGTTCACTCTCACAAGAACTGATTTAGTACCTTCTCTCCTCTTGTCTTTCAGAAATGGCCTGTTTTGTCTGCCAGATTTCACAGCCAAGCCCGGGATTTGCCCCTTAACTAAACCAGCCTGTGAAGTCCCAGAAACTCTGAGTGAGGAGCCCGCTCCCAAATCCCCAAGCCGGGTTCCGCACAGACCAAAGGATGAGAATTCGCTCCCTGTAAGCAGCATCCCCGCTGCACCTGTACCAGGCCCCATCCCAGCACCTGTGCCGCCCGGACAGACTCCGTATCCTCCTTATTTTGAAGGAGCACCTTTTCCTCAGCCCTTATGGGTGCGTCACACCTACAGCCAATGGGTCCCACAGCCCCCTCCAAGAttgataaagagaaaaaagagacgGACACGAGAACCTGGCCGCATGACCATGAGCACCATACGTCTGCGGCCTCGACAGGTACTCTGTgaaaagtgcaaaaacacaCTGAACAGTGACGAGGACAGCAAAGACGGCCTGAGTAATGCCAAGACCTCAAGGAAAGAGAACACCCTACACAGCGACGATGATGGAAATTATAAGGATGCTCCATCTAAGTTTTCTAGAAAAGAGGATGTTGTTGCAGCCAAGGATACCAAAAGACGGGAAAACGGCAGCAGCCTTGACAGTAAGCGTCTCAGGAAAGACAAAAGAGGCGAGGCTGATGGTGAGAAGTTTCCTGCAGGGGATGTCATTCCTCACAGTCCTGTCATAAAGATTTCCTACAGCACTCCACAGGGAAAAGGGGAGGTCATAAAGATCCCCGCCAGAGTTCACGGCTCAGTCAAGCCTTTCTGTCCAAAACAGCTGGTGCAGAATGGTGCTGAGGAACACAGCAAAGTGTCCGCCGATGCCACCAAGGAACAGCGGCACATCTTGGATGCCACGAGGTCTGGCCTCACGGTCTCTATTCCTAAACTCAAATTAAGCAGACCCTATGCAAACGTGGTTCAAGACCTGCCATCCCCTAAGATTCGTTTGAAGCCCCCTCAAAGGGGAAGTGAGGAGACCATGGTGGAGTATGAGGCAGAGCTTGTTGACGGAACCAGGAGACGAAGCCCCAGAGTGCCTGGGCCCTGTCTTCCCCACTCTGAAGACTCTGGAGAAGGGAAGAACTCTCTGGAGTTGTGGTCGGGGAGTTCTGGGGAGGAGGCTGAGCGCAGCCACAGTGACCTCACCCTGCTGATCAATTTCCGTAAACGTAAAGCAGATTCTTCCAGCCTGTCGGTGTGCAGCAGCGATAGCCTGGATGAGTCCAAGTCTTTTAGCTCTGACGGCACCTCACCAGAGCTGTGTGACCTGGCTCCAGGCGAAGACCTCTCAGTGACCTCGTCTTCTGCCACACCACAGGACGACTGCAAGACAGTGCCGCCGCTCACCGTGCGCCTTCACACCCGCAGCATGACCAAATGTGTGACAGAGGAGGGGCATGCGGTGGCGGTTGGTGACATTGTGTGGGGGAAGATTCATGGCTTCCCCTGGTGGCCGGC containing:
- the pwwp2b gene encoding PWWP domain-containing protein 2B encodes the protein MEAVAEELRAGSRVPVTIDHMVNDTLVVTLTYQERNYTGILLDSNKKNGLFCLPDFTAKPGICPLTKPACEVPETLSEEPAPKSPSRVPHRPKDENSLPVSSIPAAPVPGPIPAPVPPGQTPYPPYFEGAPFPQPLWVRHTYSQWVPQPPPRLIKRKKRRTREPGRMTMSTIRLRPRQVLCEKCKNTLNSDEDSKDGLSNAKTSRKENTLHSDDDGNYKDAPSKFSRKEDVVAAKDTKRRENGSSLDSKRLRKDKRGEADGEKFPAGDVIPHSPVIKISYSTPQGKGEVIKIPARVHGSVKPFCPKQLVQNGAEEHSKVSADATKEQRHILDATRSGLTVSIPKLKLSRPYANVVQDLPSPKIRLKPPQRGSEETMVEYEAELVDGTRRRSPRVPGPCLPHSEDSGEGKNSLELWSGSSGEEAERSHSDLTLLINFRKRKADSSSLSVCSSDSLDESKSFSSDGTSPELCDLAPGEDLSVTSSSATPQDDCKTVPPLTVRLHTRSMTKCVTEEGHAVAVGDIVWGKIHGFPWWPARVLSISGTRKQETSSCEAQWPQAKVAWFGSPTTSQLSVAKLSPFRELFRSRFNRKKKGMYRRAILEAAKAVGHMSPEITSLLSHCDT